The Pseudomonadota bacterium genomic interval GGCCCTGTGTCACCCTTACCTGGGCCAAGGATCGACGGCGCGGTCCGCAGTGCAGGGCGGCTCAAGCTTGCCACTTGGAACATCGCCTGGCTGCACAGGCTCGAGGGCCAGGGGCAGATTCCGCGCGAGCGGCGCGACTACGCAAGGCTGAGGGGCTACGCCGACAGGCTCCAAGCGGACGTAATCGCGCTGCAGGAAGTGGATGGAGAGCAAGCCGCACGGCGTGTCTTCGACCCGGACCTATACGCCTTTCACTTCTCGGCTCGAATCGGCGAGCAGCGAACGGGGTTTGCTTACAAACGCACGCTCCAGGCGATGCCGAATCCGGACTACCGCGCCCTCGACATCGGGGGGCTCCGGCGCGGTGCGGATCTCACCCTGCAACACGCTGGAAGGGAGCTTCGCCTGCTGAGCGTCCACCTGAAGTCCGGCTGTTTCGACGGACCGCTGACGGCCCAGAGCACCAGCTGCAAGAAGCTGGCTCGACAGCTGCCCATCCTGGAGCGCTGGATCGATGAGCGCGCTCGCGAAGGCACGCCGTTTGGGGTGCTCGGGGACTTCAATCGCCGCATGTTCGCGTTCCCTGACCCCTTTTGGCGGGAAATCGACGATGCCCAGCCTCCGAACGCAGAGCTGTCGAGCCCCACCGACGGTGCTGCCTCGCGGTGCTGGGACGGCAGGTACCCTGACTTCATAGACCACATCGTGCTGGGCAGGCAGGTCGCAGGCTGGGCCGTGCGCGATTCGTTCGCGCAGCTCGTTTACGACGCCGCTCATGCTCCCAACGAAATGCAGCTGTCGGATCACTGCCCCATCTCGGTGCTGTTGGACGTGCCACCATAGGGTCGGCCCGTGGGATCGGGGGGCGCGAGCGAGCGCTTTGCTGACGCGTTCAAGCCGATCGGCACCGCCTCCGCAATCGGACCTCGGCCTCTGCATCGGAGCGCCGTAAGACCGAATGCAGCTGCTCGGTTTTGCCGAAGCCAACCGACATGTCCGTAAGACTCGCAAGCGATCGAACGGGTCGCATGGTGAGCCCCGGTGCTTAGGCGAT includes:
- a CDS encoding endonuclease/exonuclease/phosphatase family protein, with amino-acid sequence MVWCRQLSTGRCLALLLAVSFVAGCSEGDGKGHAPSRTPANRPLPGPVSPLPGPRIDGAVRSAGRLKLATWNIAWLHRLEGQGQIPRERRDYARLRGYADRLQADVIALQEVDGEQAARRVFDPDLYAFHFSARIGEQRTGFAYKRTLQAMPNPDYRALDIGGLRRGADLTLQHAGRELRLLSVHLKSGCFDGPLTAQSTSCKKLARQLPILERWIDERAREGTPFGVLGDFNRRMFAFPDPFWREIDDAQPPNAELSSPTDGAASRCWDGRYPDFIDHIVLGRQVAGWAVRDSFAQLVYDAAHAPNEMQLSDHCPISVLLDVPP